DNA from Plasmodium yoelii strain 17X genome assembly, chromosome: 13:
aatttttattccaCAAAGTATGACAACCTTTTcgttttatttcttttgtatattaaatataatttttttcatctattttttaatttaccTGAAGATATTTTACTTAGcaatttttatatgcatatatcgAAGTTAGGCACATGTCTATATTATATGTCAAATTCAACATGCATATaatcattaattttattactacaagtattattatcttactttttaatattgtttattatatattttttatttatttatcacgAACAtgtttacaattttttttcgattttcCACTTATGAAAAActttgataaaatatatttctttaaattAACAATTGTtttgaaatatgttaaaatgTCTTATAAACGGAAATAGAAGAACGTTGAGTGTCAACAGTGTTGGTTTGTATACAAATTACAAGAGTATAAAATAATGTGaccaaaattaataaaattacacGTACAAATTGTGAAGTAATGGGGAATATATAATAGGggtaatatgcatatatgtatgacataatttccaatttttttaattctccATTTCAATTGATTGCTTTTAACTTTATCGTgtttttacatatatttattttatatttttttattatgcatttttttaattgttttctttcttttttgatttatttgcaaaatataattttaaagaaataataaaaatatagtatagCGCATAACAAAATGGGTAACAAAATATGTAACAATAAATTAGGAACATGGACAAAAttcgaaaaataaatatcgatttttttaatatataatttttatgttatttttatgtaattaattttttgttccccaataataaaagaaaatattgaaTAATTTGGGATTTTATAACAttcctatattttttttgtagaataaaaaatttcatgttataataattttattgaaccgattaaaaataaaaatattctacaaaataatttaatatgcatatatatatgataaataaaaaaaaaatccttTGAAAAGTTTTATAATTTCAATTATGCGATTGTTAGACATTTATGTTTacaactttttttttgttcataaattatgtgtagaatatatattttatttattatataatggtgatatgtacataattttatactAAATGCTTATATTATAGGATGActgttcatataatttttaataaaaagtttttttcattcatataatttattaagttagctgtattatttattatgacattaaaaatttattagtattatttaataaaaaattgttaatttttttgtgtgttattttttatttttattttttttattttccaatTTTAGCAACTATTGCAtcatatataaacatttcaTTGTATATAGAATTGTACACAttaaaaaaactatatattgcGTGATATGTCTTTTTAGcgttctatattaatttgtgTAAATATCGTTATTTAAAGGGTTCTaccattataaatatatattgacACAaattacattaatttatattattaatacatagttacgttttttatttctagCGTTTATGACATTTTGAAATACACATATGTGCCCAAAAAataatgtgaaaaaaaaaaataatatatttttttaaagtttaaaattataaatgttaCGTCCATTCATTGTGCGCATGTGAATATTTTAACtcatgtatatatgttttattttttttatcgtgATTGAATATTAGTATTTATTGTCGTTGACTCTTTTGATGTTATTAATTATACAAAATCATTTATTACAACATAAAATTAcgtaataattataaatttcatTTGGTGTATATTACAAAAGGCAAGTATACAAAATTAAGttgttatataatatagtgtGTAATAATCTTATTAAACAGTAATGCATTCTCATTAGTAGAAAACAGAAAGTAGTGATAACCACGAAAtagtaatgataataaaataaaatattttataatattaattttttctttgcTAATGCATATTTCGTAATAGTTATATTCCCTAATTTTTcccgtatttatattttagaCAATACACTTTTCTacaatcatatatatatgaaatatataatttaaaaaagacataaaaaaattatcatagttactaaaatttataattaatcaAAAATGGCCAATGAAACAGAAACAAATACCGAAAAAGTCTGTAATATGGATAATAGTTTCGATGAAACTAATGATACCCTTCCAGATAACAAAAAGGAAGAACATAATATAAGTTCACATTCTAATGCGAATATTGGAACTCCCCAACCTCAAGATAACGAGTATTCTTATTATGGTAATACCGAAGTAAATCCACTCcaaaataattttccattCAATTTTAGTTGTACAGGAAACCTACTTAATTGCAAACCTCAAAATACAAAAGTGTTTACTCGAAGAgtagataataaaaaaaaatttattaataataaatctaATTCTATAAATAGTTCATTTTCTCAAAATTTCGATCCTTATAATGTATACCCAAATCATTCTTTTATTGGAAATAATGCAGAAAACTATGACTATGAAATAGCTATGAATCGTAATAGTTTTGACCAATTAAATagcaaatatatttatgatcaACCAAGTAAATTAACGTATGGATATTTATCCAATAGCATTAATTATTCCACTAATGACCAATGTATGAATCAAAATAATGGATATATGAATATTCCATTATGTTCTAGAGATTTCATGTATAACAATGATGCgtgtaattttataaatggaTTTTACCCTCTAAACCAAGTAATttcaaaatggaaaaatatggaaaaagaaaaataaataacaaaaagaaaacataaaagtacacacacacatatatatatatatatatgtaataatcTCTGTTTAAACATATTTACACTTGTGGTATAGATTATTCATATTCTGCATATGTATTTATTGtgatattttgttttataattatttcgtTTCATTCCCCATTACATTTAATTATgtgttttcattttattatacagAATGGATTTAATGCTAATTATGCAATAACCGAATCGATGGATGCAAACTGTGAAAAAATTGCGaagaatattttaaaatgttttcacaatattataaaatatatatttaaagtaCTCAAATTATCTTTTACTAAAATGAATAAagatttaaatataaaagaaatatatttggGTTCATCAATGCCACCTGTTCATGAAATGGACATGGATTGTGATATTTGTAGAAGTAAATATGGACATATGGTATTAAATTCACAAAGCAACGATTATCTAAAATTTTTTGAAGGTGAGGATGGACcccataatttatttacacgaattttagaaataataaataattggCTTGATGCTAAAGATTATAATGATATGGATTcattgaagaaaaaaaaagccgaacaaataataaaagcaTATAGTAGAGAACTcgaacaaaattattatcaaattaataatttccCTACAACAAATGATGGAAAAATTGAGTTGCcccattttaataattatagtaGAACTAGTGCCATGTTTATATAAGTTTGTTTTGTGTGTATTGTATATTCGAAATAAGTTAGAGTAATATAGTACAGTATGCACTAATATACACAGTACATACTTGGATGAAATATTCACATCAGctgaaataataatgatggaATATgcgaattttataaattattttttaaaagaacGAATCGCATTATATAGAATAAACGTCATCATACACATCATTTTTATGGACTCACACTTAACATTCTGCAAAAGTGTTTTCATTAAGTTTTATAACTTGGCTATTTTGGCATCACAAATATTTATccatttatattgtttatactatttatttgttttatatgttttatctgatttatttgttttatttgttttatctgttttattttttgactatatttattccttttttaacTGATTTTGCAAATTTTAGCTTTTTGCTTTGTTATTATTCTtttgaatttatttaaaaattgactttaaaatttaatagtaattacaataataatagcaataataGTATGTGAAATAACTATTAAACTGTCCTATTGgaacttttattttatttaacttTGTATACAATACGTGATCCAATTTTTGtgcatttttaaaatagtttcATAATATCCgataatatatgcatataatgaAACAAAATTCATATAAGATATCTTGAATCGAATATATTACAACGTAGTTGGTTGTGAGAGCTTGAAAGAGCTCTTTGGAAATGTGTATAAAAAGTGGGAGAATATATTCAAATGTacagataatataaattggTATTACATATTTAAGGTGATAGTAATAAttgaaataattataaatagtaaaataaattaataaaaagttTTAACGGGataggaaaaaatatatttttattatttttacattatatAATAAGGATTATGCGTATGCAAACATGCACACATATACGCATATAAGaaagggaaaaaaatatataataaaaaaaaaataactttCATAagcataaattatttttatgtagaATGTTCTTGGGGGGCATAGTTGACCCAATTTTCGTTGTGTAATTTGGTATCAGTTGCTTGAacatcgttttttttttgattcatCAAAAGTTTCAATTTAAGGTTTTCGTTTATGGCATCTATAAAATCGTCAGTACATAGATAATCTTTTTCagtaacatttttaataccTTTAATACAAATAGCTAGATCTTTAGGCATGAGTCCATTTTCCACTGTTTCTATACATGCTTTTTCAAGAGCATAACAAAATTgttgtaaatttttattttgatctAATTTTGCTCTATGTTGTAAACCTCTAGTCCATGCAAAAATAGATGCAATAGGATTAGTTGAGGTTTTTTCTCCTCTTTGATAGGCCCTATAATGTTTAGTTACAGTACCATGTGCAGCTTCAGATATGCAAGTAACCCCATCGGGGCACATTAATATAGAACTCATTAAACCTAGACTTCCATATCCTTGTGCAACTGCATCTGATTGTATATCACcatcataatttttacacGCCCAAACAAACCCTCCTTCAGATTTTAATACTTGAGCAACCATATCATCAATTAATTTGTGCTCATAccataaattattttgttcaaaaatttttttaaatttttgttcataaatatcttgaaatatatctttaaatAGTCCATCATATATCTTAAGTATAGTTGATTTGGTACTAAAATATACAGGCATTTTTAAATCTAATGCATATTGAAAACATGATAATGCAAAATTTTTAATGGATTCTTCAGTATTATACATACCTAAACATACACCTGGAGATTTAAAATTGAATATTGTTTCTCTAACAACTGGTGAATTATCATCAGGGGTAAAAACAATTTCGAATTTACCACTTTTTGTTACTTTTAAtgatttttgtttatattgaTCGGCATATGCATGTCTTCCTATTACTATTGGTTTTTTCCAATTAGATATAAGTTTaggaatatttttaattaatataggAGCTCTAAATACAGTTCCatctaatatatttctaattGTACCATTTGGACTTTTCCAcatttcttttaaattaaattctTTTACTCTTGCAGAATCTGGAGTTATAGTTGCGCATTTTATCCCAacactatatttttttatttcttgtGCTGCGTCTAATGTTATTTGGTCATTTGTTTTATCTCTGTTTTCTATAgataaatcaaaatattttatattaagaTCTAAATATGGTAATATCAATTTTTCTTTGATATCTTTCCATATAACTTTAGTCATTTCATCTCCATCTAATTCAACTATTGGATTTTCCACCTTTACTTTCCCACTAAGATTGAAAGCGGATTGTCCATTGCTTACATATCTCTTTGTAATACGGTAggttatatgtttttttagaGAATGGATGCTGCGTTCCATTATTATAGGATTAATAAATGTGTATGGACGTagtgtgtgtatatatatgtacgtATTTTTAGCTTTGGAAATGTATGATATGACTATTTttgtgtatattatatagGAAGGCaatattataagaaatagtcgaaaaaaaaaatgtagagagaatataattttcattaaaaaaaaaaatacataatttaAGGCTATTCAgatagaaataaaaacaaatatgggAACATAATGTATATTTGTCAAACGGGGTgctacatatttttttttcacatttttgttttttttttttttaaatagctatattatatactatatttgttaataaatatagttATATTGTTTAATTATGGATTATCTTTTTGTTAAGggtgttattttttatgaaatgtgaaaaagtgtgtatatatataatacatatatgtatacattagAAAAAGTGAATATTTCGTACtaaaataaatggaaaatgtgcaatatataaatattgtgaTTGACGATATATACCTATAAGAActtaattttgttatataGCAAACATATTTCATATGAAATAAATCCCATAACaaaatgttatataatttttttttctgttcCTACATATTCATGAAGAcgatattttgttcatttcaTATGGAATAGGCAtactataaatatgtatatattttatatattattatgactTATTTTTGGTTTccataaaattaatattcagcacatatatataagtatatttttttttcgcaGCGATAtctgtatttattttaaggGTAATGGCTATGTGAAATAGTTTgtactatatatacattatgcgtacatataaaaaaaaaatttaagttACTATgtatgttaatatatatatgatccATGTAATTTTTTGAGATTGTAAGaactttatatatttttttcaatggCGGTTTTAATTCTCCAAGGGcgtttgaaaaaaaaaattatatggaATATTCTAATATTCAAatgtatgtattatatatgtatccATGACGATGAtatgtaaaataatttaaaaaataataataataatattccgTGTGAAttgtttattaatattagtttagtaaatatatgttttagcATAcgttatatgtatatttaattttattgaagttatagtttttttaattacaaGGTGaatgaattattaataatagaaAGCATATGTTATACATATCGaagtttattattttttttttattcacattttcatatttatttccaCTATtgacttttttatttattactttAGTTATATACTACCCATCACTGTTCTATGTTCATGTTGTTTTATACATAAATGTGTGTTTGCCCTGgcttatacatatatacattttaatataaGATATTGCTTTAATGTAACCAACATTTATATACCTATCTCGCTCGGGTTGTTTCTTCATTTTATcgatatattatacatacatatatatatatatatatattttctcttaTAGTAGcataattttatcattataaaGTTTTGTGAAACACTTGTATGTGTATAgtgaaaaaaagaaatgaaattGTGTTTTAAAGACTACactattttgtatatataaataaaatattaaatttatattcattatattatttaacgATTACTTAGAGTTATTCACTGATACTTTGTAAatattttcgtttttttgGGAAAACGCCCATATTCAtgtgtatttatttatgaaaaaaaaatatatgcatgttTTAGATCACAAGCGTTTATAATTAGTATATCTTTTCTATTCCTGGATTGGGTTAACAACTATAGAATACAATATGGCTATGTAATTGTGCGGTTTTGTATATggatgcatatatataagtacattatattatatattttttatattattttcgaaAGGGTACCTTTGataatttttacaatatatacCGTTGTTCAAATTTGTTGGGTTCTTTTCATAAGTATTGTTCATTTTACTAGTTTGGCTAGATCCATATATGCATCACAgatatttttgtaaaattatataattaaatataaacaaaaacgAAGATATTGTTATTAGCATGAACATTTTTGGGAAAgataaaatgataaagaaaaacgatgaaataaataaagatgatGAGGATGGATTTTGTGAAGAGAAAAAAAGTTTTACTGTCTATCCAAATAGAGAATTGAAAAATGCAGATaatgtgaataataaaagtagTGTAAATAAAACAAGTGATAACCATTTGAGCAATTTACATGGAAAAGGAAATTATGAAATTCCGAATAATAGAAATTTTTTTAACGAAAACTATAGAGGAAATATGATGGACAAATTTTATTCTCAACGGAATAGAATAGGTATGGGGTTTTCAGAACATGAAATAGATGATGAAGATAATTATGATGATATATCAAGTAGTATAGATTATGATTTAAATGACGATAACGGATATTATTCTCTAACAGAGGGTTATAAAACCAATTATATTATGGAATCactttttgataaaaattcatttgtatattttatggtaccttttaataaatatagttatacaaattattataataattggaATAAAATAAGTTTTCGTATGTATGCTTCACTAAATTCAGTTGTTACTGATAAAATCCCAAAGAAAAAAAGGAGAGGAAACAAACAAAATTTATTTCTCAAAAATGTAAATGGATATGATATTGGTAGTGATAGTGGTGTTGGAATTGaagatgaaaattttaagaACCCATTAATTAGCATTAtgaacaattttttatattttttacttttaagcgaatttttaaattttaatgaattatttaaattaatgcCATTATGTAAAATATCATAcgaaatttttaataaatattttagtatcaatgtacatataaatccatttaaacaaaatattagcGATATTATaaactttttaaaattaaataaagagtatcaatttaatattttacaaCGACAAAAAAGTAAATATCAGGAATCTGTGTGTGAAAATAAAAGAGAAATATTAACCACTAATAAACATAGTATATATGATATTACAAATAAAGATGAAATAAGTGTAGAAGACAAACCTTCTAATACTAACAACATGAAGAAAAACGATAATATAACCAATAATaagaatagtaataatgaaaCTACTATATTGAATAATTTATCTGATGATAAAACTCAAGTTAACAATACCAATAATGAgataaataatgaagaaaatgcagttttaaaaaaaaaaaaatttataactAATAATAGTATCAGTATGAGATACCTTTTTAGTTTGTATGA
Protein-coding regions in this window:
- a CDS encoding inner membrane complex protein, putative, with translation MANETETNTEKVCNMDNSFDETNDTLPDNKKEEHNISSHSNANIGTPQPQDNEYSYYGNTEVNPLQNNFPFNFSCTGNLLNCKPQNTKVFTRRVDNKKKFINNKSNSINSSFSQNFDPYNVYPNHSFIGNNAENYDYEIAMNRNSFDQLNSKYIYDQPSKLTYGYLSNSINYSTNDQCMNQNNGYMNIPLCSRDFMYNNDACNFINGFYPLNQNGFNANYAITESMDANCEKIAKNILKCFHNIIKYIFKVLKLSFTKMNKDLNIKEIYLGSSMPPVHEMDMDCDICRSKYGHMVLNSQSNDYLKFFEGEDGPHNLFTRILEIINNWLDAKDYNDMDSLKKKKAEQIIKAYSRELEQNYYQINNFPTTNDGKIELPHFNNYSRTSAMFI
- a CDS encoding isocitrate dehydrogenase [NADP], mitochondrial, putative, coding for MERSIHSLKKHITYRITKRYVSNGQSAFNLSGKVKVENPIVELDGDEMTKVIWKDIKEKLILPYLDLNIKYFDLSIENRDKTNDQITLDAAQEIKKYSVGIKCATITPDSARVKEFNLKEMWKSPNGTIRNILDGTVFRAPILIKNIPKLISNWKKPIVIGRHAYADQYKQKSLKVTKSGKFEIVFTPDDNSPVVRETIFNFKSPGVCLGMYNTEESIKNFALSCFQYALDLKMPVYFSTKSTILKIYDGLFKDIFQDIYEQKFKKIFEQNNLWYEHKLIDDMVAQVLKSEGGFVWACKNYDGDIQSDAVAQGYGSLGLMSSILMCPDGVTCISEAAHGTVTKHYRAYQRGEKTSTNPIASIFAWTRGLQHRAKLDQNKNLQQFCYALEKACIETVENGLMPKDLAICIKGIKNVTEKDYLCTDDFIDAINENLKLKLLMNQKKNDVQATDTKLHNENWVNYAPQEHST